In a genomic window of Trichoderma atroviride chromosome 4, complete sequence:
- a CDS encoding uncharacterized protein (EggNog:ENOG41) — protein MPKRKRSVADTVQNKLEKYRIDIFRALSSAKVFERKRFSTKLREPGITVAKKTRLEREYGVLKSLDLRQTARHHLHSNLLRIKAVETSEDIPEELRAEVPRPTLSPEEIALQNNVISILCSASSTRHALDRAITDICETLGVPVPTKSKRVRNKRKDTEEQPADREDGESGEEDVKPSADSKKKKEKKQETAEEESDSESEFEGFGSDADEPRPTIEVLQGSDQETAVTKYDDLLGGSSDESEDEFDEEFLAKYRGTEQVNLDDISVSGSGSEAEDEDEEDLDSISGSRSPSPLPTRKPKKSADNDDEPNPEATKSKKEKKEEDKKKRAAKAALKTARPGDSTFLPTLMGGYISGSESASDIDAPPKKRRGQRARQAIWEKKYGANAKHLQKEAANGGRDAGWDMKRGAVGPDDQGRKPWKKGGRAPAGAGGRGGYSQGRERGANAYQESRPAPPPKPVKKDNEGPLHPSWEARKKAKEQQKGATFAGSKIVFD, from the exons ATGCCCAAACGAAAGCGCTCCGTCGCAGACACCGTACAGAATAAATTAGAAAAATATCGAATTGATATATTCCGAGCGCTCAGCTCTGCCAAGGTTTTTGAGCGGAAGCGCTTTAGCACTAAGTTGCGCGAGCCTGGAATCACAGTCGCGAAGAAGACCAGGTTAGAGCGCGAGTATGGAGTTTTAAAA TCGCTCGATCTGCGGCAAACTGCCCGACATCACCTGCACTCGAATCTTCTCCGAATCAAGGCCGTAGAAACGTCAGAGGACATCCCAGAGGAGCTCCGCGCTGAAGTTCCGCGACCAACCCTCTCTCCGGAAGAGATTGCTTTGCAGAACAATGTTATAAGCATTCTTTGCAGCGCAAGCTCAACCAGACATGCGCTCGATCGTGCGATTACAGACATCTGCGAAACGCTGGGCGTGCCTGTTCCAACCAAGTCGAAACGAGTgaggaacaaaagaaaagacacaGAAGAGCAACCCGCAGACAGGGAAGATGGGGAGAGTGGCGAGGAGGATGTGAAACCATCGGCCGATtctaagaagaagaaagagaagaagcaggagacTGCGGAAGAAGAGTCTGATAGCGAATCTGAGTTCGAGGGCTTTGGCTCCGATGCAGACGAACCTAGGCCGACAATTGAAGTATTGCAAGGCTCTGATCAGGAAACAGCAGTGACAAAGTATGATGATCTGCTGGGGGGCTCTTCTGACGAAAGCGAGGACGAATTCGACGAGGAGTTTTTGGCAAAATACCGAGGGACGGAACAGGTCAATCTAGACGATATATCAGTATCCGGCTCAGGGTCCGAAgccgaagatgaagacgaggaagatttAGATTCCATAAGCGGCTCACGATCGCCCTCGCCGTTACCAAcgaggaagccaaagaagtcGGCAGACAACGACGATGAGCCAAACCCCGAGGCCacgaaaagcaaaaaggagaagaaggaagaggacaagaagaagcgggcAGCCAAAGCGGCACTGAAAACAGCTCGACCAGGAGACTCGACTTTCCTTCCCACACTCATGGGTGGTTACATCTCTGGATCTGAATCCGCATCCGACATCGACGCCCCACCCAAGAAACGTCGTGGACAGCGCGCACGCCAAGCCATCTGGGAGAAGAAATACGGAGCAAACGCGAAACATCTGCAAAAGGAAGCCGCAAATGGTGGCAGAGATGCTGGCTGGGACATGAAGCGCGGTGCCGTAGGACCAGATGACCAGGGTCGAAAGCCGTGGAAGAAGGGTGGTCGCGCTCCTGCAGGAGCTGGTGGTCGAGGAGGCTATTCACAAGGCCGAGAGAGAGGAGCAAATGCTTATCAGGAAAGCAGACCAGCTCCTCCGCCCAAGCCGGTTAAGAAGGATAATGAGGGGCCGTTACATCCCAGTTGGGAGGCccgaaagaaggcaaaggagcagcagaagggAGCTACCTTTGCTGGTTCGAAGATTGTTTTTGATTAG
- a CDS encoding uncharacterized protein (EggNog:ENOG41), with protein sequence MATQNIDEAVVVNNLFNVDGLVAFITGGGTGIGLMMTRALARNGAAKVYIGGRRLEVLEAAAASIGPNVVPVKCDVTSKESLQQAVDFIKQETGYLNVLVCNSGIGGPQSIQIQDDTSIEEWADSNWDISFEDYTNTFAVNTSAVWYTAIAFVKLLDAGNKKGNLEQSSQIIVTSSIASFNKAAPGGWAYGQSKAAATHIAKHLSTALPRWNIRANCIAPGLFPSEMAAPIVNRFNQHSDTPGKVPAQFIPLQRMGNDQDMAGTILYLISKSGAYCNGLVIVIDGGRLLRFPSLY encoded by the exons ATGGCGACCCAAAATATTGATGAGGCCGTTGTGGTCAACAACCTGTTCAATGTCGATGGCCTTGTGGCCTTTATTACAGGTGGTGGAACTG GTATCGGTCTGATGATGACCCGAGCACTGGCAAGAAACGGTGCCGCCAAGGTCTATATCGGTGGACGTCGCCTGGAGGTCCTCGAagccgctgcagcttctaTAGGCCCAAATGTCGTGCCTGTTAAATGTGATGTGACGTCCAAGGAAAGTCTACAGCAAGCtgtcgacttcatcaagcaAGAAACCGGCTATCTGAATGTCTTGGTCTGCAATTCAGGCATTGGCGGGCCTCAGTCTATCCAGATCCAGGACGACACGTCGATTGAAGAATGGGCAGACTCGAACTGGGACATTAGCTTTGAAGACTACACGAATACGTTTGCGGTCAACACAAGCGCCGTCTGGTATACCGCTATTGCCTTTGTGAAGCTTCTCGATGCGGGTAACAAAAAGGGCAACTTGGAGCAAAGCTCCCAGATCATCGTCACCAGCTCCATtgccagcttcaacaaggccgCGCCGGGAGGCTGGGCTTATGGCCAGTCAAAAGCGGCCGCAACGCACATAGCCAAGCATCTCTCAACAGCACTGCCACGATGGAATATCAG GGCGAACTGCATTGCCCCGGGAT TGTTTCCGAGTGAAATGGCCGCACCCATCGTTAACCGCTTCAACCAACATTCGGATACCCCAGGCAAAGTGCCTGCGCAATTCATACCCTTGCAGAGAATGGGTAACGACCAGGACATGGCTGGCACTATTTTGTATCTGATTTCAAAGTCGGGGGCTTACTGCAACGGACTTGTCATTGTTATTGACGGAGGGCGACTTTTGAGGTTTCCCTCATTATACTAG
- a CDS encoding uncharacterized protein (EggNog:ENOG41~TransMembrane:2 (i423-443o455-473i)) — MASSSETAQPDLEARVLARARLDKRHDSPYGVSHADGLLGNRKKEERLGYHTILSQQQKVREFLNRRRARRSRRSRRPLPTRHDMAPMRRIIVCQGLPLVPPARPDYIALPFLVMNSKDDPISRAVNLHILCQRRPGNEATNPYLNFDNAFHITFYEMLPRDSPSGLIEVIRQKKLKIGYLYGKPDKNSSNTTGKNNGPVFRESSFTIIPKQPSYFQPTGDYDWTVLILSSSNFFKQPAQNDLDIEWKRVLSEESLLIAQTIIIVNALSKVENRWRDLIEYIGSLLVEDFMDPRSYTMLLFDDETFSRSRLYFWIIGCLNEFEISIEDNIKQWKLFRQARIDPRLERLGDILKSTEDLGLSDELNELHNIYTRGEEVRQGLEDLQSQFRAKLATVQTLRDGLFNASALIESRSSTRLGQNVKLLTYVSIVYLPLAFCAALWAVPDISNNDTRTPFIITTILVGCATYIVVFNLESIVDILGKSYTGYRSRLLESMSEEHDSYWQSLRERFEEFPPNNEQRKPSEWWIIRYQVQKWFRRAD; from the exons ATGGCATCTTCGTCTGAAACG GCGCAGCCAGATTTGGAGGCAAGAGTTCTAGCTAGAGCTAGACTGGACAAGA GACACGATAGCCCATACGGCGTTTCCCATGCAGACGGTCTCTTGGGCAAtcgaaagaaagaagaacg ACTTGGGTATCATACCATTCTTTCTCAACAGCAGAAAGTTCGGGAGTTTCTCAACCGACGTCGAGCACGTCGTTCACGGCGTTCACGGCGTCCCCTACCGACGCGTCATGACATGGCTCCAATGAGAAGGATCAT AGTCTGTCAAGGATTGCCTCTTGTTCCACCAGCAAGGCCAGACTACATagctcttcctttccttgtTATGAACAGCAAAGATGATCCGATAAGCAGAGCAGTTAATCTTCACATATTATGCCAGCGAAGACCCGGTAACGAGGCAACGAACCCATATTTAAATTTTGACAATGCGTTTCACATAACTTTCTATGAAATGCTACCACGAGATAGTCCCAGTGGCCTAATTGAAGTGATCCGTCAGAAAAAGCTGAAAATCGGCTATCTGTACGGGAAACCCGATAAAAATAGCAGTAACACTACTGGAAAGAACAATGGACCAGTATTTCGAGAAAGCTCATTCACA ATAATACCCAAACAGCCATCTTATTTTCAACCTACTGGCGATTACGATTGGACAGTGCTAATTTTGAGCTCTTCCAACTTTTTCAAACAACCAGCCCAGAACGACTTGGATATAGAATGGAAACGAGTTCTAAGCGAGGAAAGCTTATTAATCGCTCAAACGATTATTATCGTTAACGCACTTAGTAAAGTGGAAAATCGATGGAGGGATCTCATTGAATACATCGGAAGCTTGTTAGTCGAAGATTTCATGGATCCGAGGTCTTATACAATGCTACTCTTCGACGATGAGACTTTCAGTCGGTCAAGGCTGTATTTCTGGATAATCGGTTGCCTCAACGAATTCGAGATAAGCATCGAAGATAATATTAAACAGTGGAAGCTTTTTCGGCAAGCGCGAATTGATCCTAGACTCGAAAGACTAGGAGATATTCTCAAATCAACAGAAGATCTAGGATTATCCGACGAATTGAATGAACTTCATAATATTTATACGCGGGGTGAAGAAGTCCGACAGGGTTTAGAAGATCTACAATCCCAGTTTCGAGCAAAATTAGCGACTGTACAGACGCTACGCGATGGT CTTTTCAATGCCAGTGCGCTCATCGAGAGCAGATCATCCACTAGACTGGGCCAAAACGTGAAGCTCCTCACTTATGTGAGCATTGTTTACCTACCATTGGCGTTTTGTGCA GCTCTTTGGGCCGTGCCCGATATATCGAATAATGATACAAGAAcccccttcatcatcactaCCATTCTTGTAGGATGCGCGACTTATATAGTGGTGTTCAATCTGGAGAGTATTGTGGATATTCTAGGGAAATCTTATACCGGCTATCGATCGCGATTATTGGAAAGCATGAGCGAAGAACATGATTCATATTGGCAGTCTCTCCGAGAGCGATTTGAAGAGTTCCCTCCCAATAACGAGCAACGAAAGCCGTCTGAGTGGTGGATCATTCGATACCAAGTTCAAAAGTGGTTTAGAAGAGCAGATTGA